From one Culex quinquefasciatus strain JHB chromosome 3, VPISU_Cqui_1.0_pri_paternal, whole genome shotgun sequence genomic stretch:
- the LOC119770545 gene encoding uncharacterized protein LOC119770545, translating into MSDFDDFDAVVRFHEIVFWIIIGTVVGCVFLCFIICIIFVQRYRRNTNPGTIYTSPVVITSQQHYPAAGSPNVVVNPIVYAPPNTGYQPMQMQQQPQQYLLATAPQMEFGQNTQGPPSYQQATYFQHQEAYNPEYRKQ; encoded by the exons atGT CTGATTTCGATGATTTTGATGCAGTTGTCCGATTCCATGAAATAGTATTTTGGATAATTATTGGAACAGTTGTAGGGTGCGTCTTTCTATGCTttataatttgcataatttttgtCCAACGTTACAGACGCAACACTAATCCGGGTACAATCTACACCT CTCCAGTGGTCATCACTTCACAGCAGCATTATCCCGCCGCTGGTTCCCCAAACGTGGTGGTCAATCCGATCGTTTATGCGCCGCCAAACACCGGTTACCAGCCAATGCAGATGCAGCAGCAGCCACAGCAATATCTGCTGGCAACTGCCCCGCAAATGGAGTTTGGCCAGAACACGCAGGGTCCTCCCAGCTACCAACAGGCCACCTACTTCCAACATCAGGAGGCGTATAATCCAGAGTACAGAAAACAATAG
- the LOC119770655 gene encoding protein shisa-5-like isoform X1 translates to MGDFDDDDFDVGDFFDIIIPLLTNILIVVLCFWLCFKCCKCRRNEGAVIATAPAVVITSTQHYPAAVAATGPNPGVAPAVFMPPNANASTAGYQQLQQQQKPATAPPLMDLASQDPPTYEEAVGAGQQPQFNPHYPRQ, encoded by the exons ATGG GTGatttcgacgacgacgatttcGATGTTGGAGATTTCTTCGACATCATAATTCCACTGCTGACGAACATTTTGATTGTGGTTCTATGTTTTTGGCTTTGCTTCAAATGCTGCAAATGTCGTAGAAATGAAGGCGCAGTTATTGCCA CAGCTCCAGCGGTGGTCATCACATCGACCCAGCACTACCCGGCCGCAGTAGCAGCAACCGGACCAAACCCGGGGGTCGCTCCGGCCGTGTTCATGCCTCCGAATGCCAACGCCAGCACAGCCGGCTATCaacagctgcagcagcagcaaaaaccaGCAACTGCTCCGCCTTTGATGGACTTGGCCTCGCAGGATCCGCCCACCTACGAAGAGGCCGTCGGGGCAGGCCAGCAGCCGCAGTTTAATCCGCACTACCCCAGGCAGTAG
- the LOC119770655 gene encoding protein shisa-5-like isoform X2: MGDFDDDDFDVGDFFDIIIPLLTNILIVVLCFWLCFKCCKCRRNEGAVIATPAVVITSTQHYPAAVAATGPNPGVAPAVFMPPNANASTAGYQQLQQQQKPATAPPLMDLASQDPPTYEEAVGAGQQPQFNPHYPRQ; encoded by the exons ATGG GTGatttcgacgacgacgatttcGATGTTGGAGATTTCTTCGACATCATAATTCCACTGCTGACGAACATTTTGATTGTGGTTCTATGTTTTTGGCTTTGCTTCAAATGCTGCAAATGTCGTAGAAATGAAGGCGCAGTTATTGCCA CTCCAGCGGTGGTCATCACATCGACCCAGCACTACCCGGCCGCAGTAGCAGCAACCGGACCAAACCCGGGGGTCGCTCCGGCCGTGTTCATGCCTCCGAATGCCAACGCCAGCACAGCCGGCTATCaacagctgcagcagcagcaaaaaccaGCAACTGCTCCGCCTTTGATGGACTTGGCCTCGCAGGATCCGCCCACCTACGAAGAGGCCGTCGGGGCAGGCCAGCAGCCGCAGTTTAATCCGCACTACCCCAGGCAGTAG
- the LOC6030963 gene encoding splicing factor 3A subunit 2 has protein sequence MDIFIPIVICFILFVFFTLCGMCCKRRRDAGAVIATPVVITSTQHHVGPYPVSQSVAPPLTASQQGVVMQQHGTGTGMYPMPQAMPQPMPGYNPAGPGYPPQQSQLPYPQHPQMPMPMPMPGAVPPMATQATMNPPSYDQVVTEGYARQAPFNPNYTGQ, from the exons ATGGACATCTTCATACCGATTGTGATCTGCTTCATACTGTTTGTGTTCTTCACGCTGTGCGGCATGTGCTGCAAGCGGCGTCGCGACGCAGGTGCCGTCATTGCCA CTCCGGTCGTTATCACGTCCACGCAGCACCACGTAGGACCGTATCCGGTGTCGCAATCGGTGGCACCGCCGCTGACGGCCAGCCAACAAGGGGTGGTCATGCAGCAGCACGGAACGGGAACGGGAATGTATCCGATGCCACAGGCGATGCCGCAGCCGATGCCGGG CTACAACCCGGCTGGACCGGGCTATCCACCCCAACAGTCTCAGCTGCCGTACCCGCAGCACCCGCAGATGCCGATGCCGATGCCCATGCCCGGAGCGGTCCCCCCGATGGCAACCCAAGCGACGATGAACCCACCCAGTTACGACCAGGTCGTCACCGAGGGTTACGCCCGGCAGGCCCCCTTCAACCCCAACTACACCGGACAGTAA